The following proteins come from a genomic window of Dreissena polymorpha isolate Duluth1 chromosome 1, UMN_Dpol_1.0, whole genome shotgun sequence:
- the LOC127844726 gene encoding uncharacterized protein LOC127844726 isoform X4 — translation MTWLDDTLRLYMFVRGSDDTLRLYMSVRGSDDTLRLYMFVRGSDDTLRLYMSVRGSDDTLRLYMFVRGSDDTLRLYMSVRGSDDTLRLYMFVRVSDDTLRLYMSVRSSDDTLRLYMFVRGSDDTLRLYMSVRGSDDTLRLYMSVRGSDDTLRLYMSVRGSDDTLRLYMFVRGSDDTLRLYMSVRGSDDTLRLYMSVRGSDDTLRLYMSVRGSDDTLRLYMFVRGSDDTLRLYMSVRGSDDTLRLYMFVRGSDDTLRLYMSVRGSDDTLRLYMSVRGSDDTLRLYMFARSHCGSDDTLRLYMFARSHCGSDDTLRLYMSVRGSDDTLRLYMFVGGSDDTLRLYMSVRGSDDTLRLYMFVGGSDDTLRLYMFARSHCGSDDTLRLYMFVRGSDDTLRLYMSVRGSDDTLRLYMFVRGSDDTLRLYMFARSHCGSDDTLRLYMFARLHCFLINQCIQLSCILSLNV, via the exons atgacatggctAGATGATACCCTTAGACTGTACATGTTTGTACGTGGCTCAGATGATACCCTTAGACTGTACATGTCTGTACGTGGCTCAGATGATACCCTTAGACTGTACATGTTTGTACGTGGCTCAGATGATACCCTTAGACTGTACATGTCGGTACGTGGCTCAGATGATACCCTTAGACTGTACATGTTTGTACGTGGCTCAGATGATACCCTTAGACTGTACATGTCTGTACGTGGCTCAGATGATACCCTTAGACTGTACATGTTTGTACGGGTCTCAGATGATACCCTTAGACTGTACATGTCTGTACGTAGCTCAGATGATACCCTTAGACTGTACATGTTTGTACGTGGCTCAGATGATACCCTTAGACTGTACATGTCTGTACGGGGCTCAGATGATACCCTTAGACTGTACATGTCTGTAC GTGGCTCAGATGATACCCTTAGACTGTACATGTCGGTACGTGGCTCAGATGATACCCTTAGACTGTACATGTTTGTACGTGGCTCAGATGATACCCTTAGACTGTACATGTCTGTACGTGGCTCAGATGATACCCTTAGACTGTACATGTCTGTACGTGGCTCAGATGATACCCTTAGACTGTACATGTCGGTACGTGGCTCAGATGATACCCTTAGACTGTACATGTTTGTACGTGGCTCAGATGATACCCTTAGACTGTACATGTCTGTACGTGGCTCAGATGATACCCTTAGACTGTACATGTTTGTACGTGGCTCAGATGATACCCTTAGACTGTACATGTCGGTACGTGGCTCAGATGATACCCTTAGACTGTACATGTCTGTACGTGGCTCAGATGATACCCTTAGACTGTACATGTTTGCTCGTTCACACTGTGGCTCAGATGATACCCTTAGACTGTACATGTTTGCTCGTTCACACTGTGGCTCAGATGATACCCTTAGACTGTACATGTCTGTACGTGGCTCAGATGATACCCTTAGACTGTACATGTTTGTAGGTGGCTCAGATGATACCCTTAGACTGTACATGTCTGTACGTGGCTCAGATGATACCCTTAGACTGTACATGTTTGTAGGTGGCTCAGATGATACCCTTAGACTGTACATGTTTGCTCGTTCACACTGTGGCTCAGATGATACCCTTAGACTGTACATGTTTGTACGTGGCTCAGATGATACCCTTAGACTGTACATGTCTGTACGTGGCTCAGATGATACCCTTAGACTGTACATGTTTGTACGGGGCTCAGATGATACCCTTAGACTGTACATGTTTGCTCGTTCACACTGTGGCTCAGATGATACCCTTAGACTGTACATGTTTGCTCGTTTACACTGTTTTTTAATTAACCAGTGTATACAACTATCGTGTATTTTGTCACTGAATGTATAA
- the LOC127844726 gene encoding uncharacterized protein LOC127844726 isoform X15 gives MTWLDDTLRLYMFVRGSDDTLRLYMSVRGSDDTLRLYMFVRGSDDTLRLYMSVRGSDDTLRLYMFVRGSDDTLRLYMSVRGSDDTLRLYMSVRGSDDTLRLYMFVRGSDDTLRLYMSVRGSDDTLRLYMSVRGSDDTLRLYMSVRGSDDTLRLYMFVRGSDDTLRLYMSVRGSDDTLRLYMFVRGSDDTLRLYMSVRGSDDTLRLYMSVRGSDDTLRLYMFARSHCGSDDTLRLYMFARSHCGSDDTLRLYMSVRGSDDTLRLYMFVGGSDDTLRLYMSVRGSDDTLRLYMFVGGSDDTLRLYMFARSHCGSDDTLRLYMFVRGSDDTLRLYMSVRGSDDTLRLYMFVRGSDDTLRLYMFARSHCGSDDTLRLYMFARLHCFLINQCIQLSCILSLNV, from the exons atgacatggctAGATGATACCCTTAGACTGTACATGTTTGTACGTGGCTCAGATGATACCCTTAGACTGTACATGTCTGTACGTGGCTCAGATGATACCCTTAGACTGTACATGTTTGTACGTGGCTCAGATGATACCCTTAGACTGTACATGTCGGTACGTGGCTCAGATGATACCCTTAGACTGTACATGTTTGTACGTGGCTCAGATGATACCCTTAGACTGTACATGTCTGTAC GTGGCTCAGATGATACCCTTAGACTGTACATGTCGGTACGTGGCTCAGATGATACCCTTAGACTGTACATGTTTGTACGTGGCTCAGATGATACCCTTAGACTGTACATGTCTGTACGTGGCTCAGATGATACCCTTAGACTGTACATGTCTGTACGTGGCTCAGATGATACCCTTAGACTGTACATGTCGGTACGTGGCTCAGATGATACCCTTAGACTGTACATGTTTGTACGTGGCTCAGATGATACCCTTAGACTGTACATGTCTGTACGTGGCTCAGATGATACCCTTAGACTGTACATGTTTGTACGTGGCTCAGATGATACCCTTAGACTGTACATGTCGGTACGTGGCTCAGATGATACCCTTAGACTGTACATGTCTGTACGTGGCTCAGATGATACCCTTAGACTGTACATGTTTGCTCGTTCACACTGTGGCTCAGATGATACCCTTAGACTGTACATGTTTGCTCGTTCACACTGTGGCTCAGATGATACCCTTAGACTGTACATGTCTGTACGTGGCTCAGATGATACCCTTAGACTGTACATGTTTGTAGGTGGCTCAGATGATACCCTTAGACTGTACATGTCTGTACGTGGCTCAGATGATACCCTTAGACTGTACATGTTTGTAGGTGGCTCAGATGATACCCTTAGACTGTACATGTTTGCTCGTTCACACTGTGGCTCAGATGATACCCTTAGACTGTACATGTTTGTACGTGGCTCAGATGATACCCTTAGACTGTACATGTCTGTACGTGGCTCAGATGATACCCTTAGACTGTACATGTTTGTACGGGGCTCAGATGATACCCTTAGACTGTACATGTTTGCTCGTTCACACTGTGGCTCAGATGATACCCTTAGACTGTACATGTTTGCTCGTTTACACTGTTTTTTAATTAACCAGTGTATACAACTATCGTGTATTTTGTCACTGAATGTATAA
- the LOC127844726 gene encoding uncharacterized protein LOC127844726 isoform X19, translated as MTWLDDTLRLYMFVRGSDDTLRLYMSVRGSDDTLRLYMFVRGSDDTLRLYMSVRGSDDTLRLYMFVRGSDDTLRLYMSVRGSDDTLRLYMFVRGSDDTLRLYMSVRGSDDTLRLYMSVRGSDDTLRLYMSVRGSDDTLRLYMFVRGSDDTLRLYMSVRGSDDTLRLYMFVRGSDDTLRLYMSVRGSDDTLRLYMSVRGSDDTLRLYMFARSHCGSDDTLRLYMFARSHCGSDDTLRLYMSVRGSDDTLRLYMFVGGSDDTLRLYMSVRGSDDTLRLYMFVGGSDDTLRLYMFARSHCGSDDTLRLYMFVRGSDDTLRLYMSVRGSDDTLRLYMFVRGSDDTLRLYMFARSHCGSDDTLRLYMFARLHCFLINQCIQLSCILSLNV; from the exons atgacatggctAGATGATACCCTTAGACTGTACATGTTTGTACGTGGCTCAGATGATACCCTTAGACTGTACATGTCTGTACGTGGCTCAGATGATACCCTTAGACTGTACATGTTTGTACGTGGCTCAGATGATACCCTTAGACTGTACATGTCGGTACGTGGCTCAGATGATACCCTTAGACTGTACATGTTTGTAC GTGGCTCAGATGATACCCTTAGACTGTACATGTCGGTACGTGGCTCAGATGATACCCTTAGACTGTACATGTTTGTACGTGGCTCAGATGATACCCTTAGACTGTACATGTCTGTACGTGGCTCAGATGATACCCTTAGACTGTACATGTCTGTACGTGGCTCAGATGATACCCTTAGACTGTACATGTCGGTACGTGGCTCAGATGATACCCTTAGACTGTACATGTTTGTACGTGGCTCAGATGATACCCTTAGACTGTACATGTCTGTACGTGGCTCAGATGATACCCTTAGACTGTACATGTTTGTACGTGGCTCAGATGATACCCTTAGACTGTACATGTCGGTACGTGGCTCAGATGATACCCTTAGACTGTACATGTCTGTACGTGGCTCAGATGATACCCTTAGACTGTACATGTTTGCTCGTTCACACTGTGGCTCAGATGATACCCTTAGACTGTACATGTTTGCTCGTTCACACTGTGGCTCAGATGATACCCTTAGACTGTACATGTCTGTACGTGGCTCAGATGATACCCTTAGACTGTACATGTTTGTAGGTGGCTCAGATGATACCCTTAGACTGTACATGTCTGTACGTGGCTCAGATGATACCCTTAGACTGTACATGTTTGTAGGTGGCTCAGATGATACCCTTAGACTGTACATGTTTGCTCGTTCACACTGTGGCTCAGATGATACCCTTAGACTGTACATGTTTGTACGTGGCTCAGATGATACCCTTAGACTGTACATGTCTGTACGTGGCTCAGATGATACCCTTAGACTGTACATGTTTGTACGGGGCTCAGATGATACCCTTAGACTGTACATGTTTGCTCGTTCACACTGTGGCTCAGATGATACCCTTAGACTGTACATGTTTGCTCGTTTACACTGTTTTTTAATTAACCAGTGTATACAACTATCGTGTATTTTGTCACTGAATGTATAA
- the LOC127844726 gene encoding uncharacterized protein LOC127844726 isoform X23: MTWLDDTLRLYMFVRGSDDTLRLYMSVRGSDDTLRLYMFVRGSDDTLRLYMSVRGSDDTLRLYMFVRGSDDTLRLYMSVRGSDDTLRLYMSVRGSDDTLRLYMSVRGSDDTLRLYMFVRGSDDTLRLYMSVRGSDDTLRLYMFVRGSDDTLRLYMSVRGSDDTLRLYMSVRGSDDTLRLYMFARSHCGSDDTLRLYMFARSHCGSDDTLRLYMSVRGSDDTLRLYMFVGGSDDTLRLYMSVRGSDDTLRLYMFVGGSDDTLRLYMFARSHCGSDDTLRLYMFVRGSDDTLRLYMSVRGSDDTLRLYMFVRGSDDTLRLYMFARSHCGSDDTLRLYMFARLHCFLINQCIQLSCILSLNV; encoded by the exons atgacatggctAGATGATACCCTTAGACTGTACATGTTTGTACGTGGCTCAGATGATACCCTTAGACTGTACATGTCTGTACGTGGCTCAGATGATACCCTTAGACTGTACATGTTTGTAC GTGGCTCAGATGATACCCTTAGACTGTACATGTCGGTACGTGGCTCAGATGATACCCTTAGACTGTACATGTTTGTACGTGGCTCAGATGATACCCTTAGACTGTACATGTCTGTACGTGGCTCAGATGATACCCTTAGACTGTACATGTCTGTACGTGGCTCAGATGATACCCTTAGACTGTACATGTCGGTACGTGGCTCAGATGATACCCTTAGACTGTACATGTTTGTACGTGGCTCAGATGATACCCTTAGACTGTACATGTCTGTACGTGGCTCAGATGATACCCTTAGACTGTACATGTTTGTACGTGGCTCAGATGATACCCTTAGACTGTACATGTCGGTACGTGGCTCAGATGATACCCTTAGACTGTACATGTCTGTACGTGGCTCAGATGATACCCTTAGACTGTACATGTTTGCTCGTTCACACTGTGGCTCAGATGATACCCTTAGACTGTACATGTTTGCTCGTTCACACTGTGGCTCAGATGATACCCTTAGACTGTACATGTCTGTACGTGGCTCAGATGATACCCTTAGACTGTACATGTTTGTAGGTGGCTCAGATGATACCCTTAGACTGTACATGTCTGTACGTGGCTCAGATGATACCCTTAGACTGTACATGTTTGTAGGTGGCTCAGATGATACCCTTAGACTGTACATGTTTGCTCGTTCACACTGTGGCTCAGATGATACCCTTAGACTGTACATGTTTGTACGTGGCTCAGATGATACCCTTAGACTGTACATGTCTGTACGTGGCTCAGATGATACCCTTAGACTGTACATGTTTGTACGGGGCTCAGATGATACCCTTAGACTGTACATGTTTGCTCGTTCACACTGTGGCTCAGATGATACCCTTAGACTGTACATGTTTGCTCGTTTACACTGTTTTTTAATTAACCAGTGTATACAACTATCGTGTATTTTGTCACTGAATGTATAA
- the LOC127844726 gene encoding uncharacterized protein LOC127844726 isoform X25 produces the protein MTWLDDTLRLYMFVRGSDDTLRLYMSVRGSDDTLRLYMSVRGSDDTLRLYMFVRGSDDTLRLYMSVRGSDDTLRLYMSVRGSDDTLRLYMSVRGSDDTLRLYMFVRGSDDTLRLYMSVRGSDDTLRLYMFVRGSDDTLRLYMSVRGSDDTLRLYMSVRGSDDTLRLYMFARSHCGSDDTLRLYMFARSHCGSDDTLRLYMSVRGSDDTLRLYMFVGGSDDTLRLYMSVRGSDDTLRLYMFVGGSDDTLRLYMFARSHCGSDDTLRLYMFVRGSDDTLRLYMSVRGSDDTLRLYMFVRGSDDTLRLYMFARSHCGSDDTLRLYMFARLHCFLINQCIQLSCILSLNV, from the exons atgacatggctAGATGATACCCTTAGACTGTACATGTTTGTACGTGGCTCAGATGATACCCTTAGACTGTACATGTCTGTAC GTGGCTCAGATGATACCCTTAGACTGTACATGTCGGTACGTGGCTCAGATGATACCCTTAGACTGTACATGTTTGTACGTGGCTCAGATGATACCCTTAGACTGTACATGTCTGTACGTGGCTCAGATGATACCCTTAGACTGTACATGTCTGTACGTGGCTCAGATGATACCCTTAGACTGTACATGTCGGTACGTGGCTCAGATGATACCCTTAGACTGTACATGTTTGTACGTGGCTCAGATGATACCCTTAGACTGTACATGTCTGTACGTGGCTCAGATGATACCCTTAGACTGTACATGTTTGTACGTGGCTCAGATGATACCCTTAGACTGTACATGTCGGTACGTGGCTCAGATGATACCCTTAGACTGTACATGTCTGTACGTGGCTCAGATGATACCCTTAGACTGTACATGTTTGCTCGTTCACACTGTGGCTCAGATGATACCCTTAGACTGTACATGTTTGCTCGTTCACACTGTGGCTCAGATGATACCCTTAGACTGTACATGTCTGTACGTGGCTCAGATGATACCCTTAGACTGTACATGTTTGTAGGTGGCTCAGATGATACCCTTAGACTGTACATGTCTGTACGTGGCTCAGATGATACCCTTAGACTGTACATGTTTGTAGGTGGCTCAGATGATACCCTTAGACTGTACATGTTTGCTCGTTCACACTGTGGCTCAGATGATACCCTTAGACTGTACATGTTTGTACGTGGCTCAGATGATACCCTTAGACTGTACATGTCTGTACGTGGCTCAGATGATACCCTTAGACTGTACATGTTTGTACGGGGCTCAGATGATACCCTTAGACTGTACATGTTTGCTCGTTCACACTGTGGCTCAGATGATACCCTTAGACTGTACATGTTTGCTCGTTTACACTGTTTTTTAATTAACCAGTGTATACAACTATCGTGTATTTTGTCACTGAATGTATAA
- the LOC127844726 gene encoding uncharacterized protein LOC127844726 isoform X28, with protein MTWLDDTLRLYMFVRGSDDTLRLYMSVRGSDDTLRLYMFVRGSDDTLRLYMSVRGSDDTLRLYMSVRGSDDTLRLYMSVRGSDDTLRLYMFVRGSDDTLRLYMSVRGSDDTLRLYMFVRGSDDTLRLYMSVRGSDDTLRLYMSVRGSDDTLRLYMFARSHCGSDDTLRLYMFARSHCGSDDTLRLYMSVRGSDDTLRLYMFVGGSDDTLRLYMSVRGSDDTLRLYMFVGGSDDTLRLYMFARSHCGSDDTLRLYMFVRGSDDTLRLYMSVRGSDDTLRLYMFVRGSDDTLRLYMFARSHCGSDDTLRLYMFARLHCFLINQCIQLSCILSLNV; from the exons atgacatggctAGATGATACCCTTAGACTGTACATGTTTGTAC GTGGCTCAGATGATACCCTTAGACTGTACATGTCGGTACGTGGCTCAGATGATACCCTTAGACTGTACATGTTTGTACGTGGCTCAGATGATACCCTTAGACTGTACATGTCTGTACGTGGCTCAGATGATACCCTTAGACTGTACATGTCTGTACGTGGCTCAGATGATACCCTTAGACTGTACATGTCGGTACGTGGCTCAGATGATACCCTTAGACTGTACATGTTTGTACGTGGCTCAGATGATACCCTTAGACTGTACATGTCTGTACGTGGCTCAGATGATACCCTTAGACTGTACATGTTTGTACGTGGCTCAGATGATACCCTTAGACTGTACATGTCGGTACGTGGCTCAGATGATACCCTTAGACTGTACATGTCTGTACGTGGCTCAGATGATACCCTTAGACTGTACATGTTTGCTCGTTCACACTGTGGCTCAGATGATACCCTTAGACTGTACATGTTTGCTCGTTCACACTGTGGCTCAGATGATACCCTTAGACTGTACATGTCTGTACGTGGCTCAGATGATACCCTTAGACTGTACATGTTTGTAGGTGGCTCAGATGATACCCTTAGACTGTACATGTCTGTACGTGGCTCAGATGATACCCTTAGACTGTACATGTTTGTAGGTGGCTCAGATGATACCCTTAGACTGTACATGTTTGCTCGTTCACACTGTGGCTCAGATGATACCCTTAGACTGTACATGTTTGTACGTGGCTCAGATGATACCCTTAGACTGTACATGTCTGTACGTGGCTCAGATGATACCCTTAGACTGTACATGTTTGTACGGGGCTCAGATGATACCCTTAGACTGTACATGTTTGCTCGTTCACACTGTGGCTCAGATGATACCCTTAGACTGTACATGTTTGCTCGTTTACACTGTTTTTTAATTAACCAGTGTATACAACTATCGTGTATTTTGTCACTGAATGTATAA
- the LOC127844726 gene encoding uncharacterized protein LOC127844726 isoform X2 — MTWLDDTLRLYMFVRGSDDTLRLYMSVRGSDDTLRLYMFVRGSDDTLRLYMSVRGSDDTLRLYMFVRGSDDTLRLYMSVRGSDDTLRLYMFVRVSDDTLRLYMSVRSSDDTLRLYMFVRGSDDTLRLYMSVRGSDDTLRLYMSVRGSDDTLRLYMSVRGSDDTLRLYMSVRGSDDTLRLYMFVRGSDDTLRLYMSVRGSDDTLRLYMSVRGSDDTLRLYMSVRGSDDTLRLYMFVRGSDDTLRLYMSVRGSDDTLRLYMFVRGSDDTLRLYMSVRGSDDTLRLYMSVRGSDDTLRLYMFARSHCGSDDTLRLYMFARSHCGSDDTLRLYMSVRGSDDTLRLYMFVGGSDDTLRLYMSVRGSDDTLRLYMFVGGSDDTLRLYMFARSHCGSDDTLRLYMFVRGSDDTLRLYMSVRGSDDTLRLYMFVRGSDDTLRLYMFARSHCGSDDTLRLYMFARLHCFLINQCIQLSCILSLNV, encoded by the exons atgacatggctAGATGATACCCTTAGACTGTACATGTTTGTACGTGGCTCAGATGATACCCTTAGACTGTACATGTCTGTACGTGGCTCAGATGATACCCTTAGACTGTACATGTTTGTACGTGGCTCAGATGATACCCTTAGACTGTACATGTCGGTACGTGGCTCAGATGATACCCTTAGACTGTACATGTTTGTACGTGGCTCAGATGATACCCTTAGACTGTACATGTCTGTACGTGGCTCAGATGATACCCTTAGACTGTACATGTTTGTACGGGTCTCAGATGATACCCTTAGACTGTACATGTCTGTACGTAGCTCAGATGATACCCTTAGACTGTACATGTTTGTACGTGGCTCAGATGATACCCTTAGACTGTACATGTCTGTACGGGGCTCAGATGATACCCTTAGACTGTACATGTCTGTACGTGGCTCAGATGATACCCTTAGACTGTACATGTCGGTAC GTGGCTCAGATGATACCCTTAGACTGTACATGTCGGTACGTGGCTCAGATGATACCCTTAGACTGTACATGTTTGTACGTGGCTCAGATGATACCCTTAGACTGTACATGTCTGTACGTGGCTCAGATGATACCCTTAGACTGTACATGTCTGTACGTGGCTCAGATGATACCCTTAGACTGTACATGTCGGTACGTGGCTCAGATGATACCCTTAGACTGTACATGTTTGTACGTGGCTCAGATGATACCCTTAGACTGTACATGTCTGTACGTGGCTCAGATGATACCCTTAGACTGTACATGTTTGTACGTGGCTCAGATGATACCCTTAGACTGTACATGTCGGTACGTGGCTCAGATGATACCCTTAGACTGTACATGTCTGTACGTGGCTCAGATGATACCCTTAGACTGTACATGTTTGCTCGTTCACACTGTGGCTCAGATGATACCCTTAGACTGTACATGTTTGCTCGTTCACACTGTGGCTCAGATGATACCCTTAGACTGTACATGTCTGTACGTGGCTCAGATGATACCCTTAGACTGTACATGTTTGTAGGTGGCTCAGATGATACCCTTAGACTGTACATGTCTGTACGTGGCTCAGATGATACCCTTAGACTGTACATGTTTGTAGGTGGCTCAGATGATACCCTTAGACTGTACATGTTTGCTCGTTCACACTGTGGCTCAGATGATACCCTTAGACTGTACATGTTTGTACGTGGCTCAGATGATACCCTTAGACTGTACATGTCTGTACGTGGCTCAGATGATACCCTTAGACTGTACATGTTTGTACGGGGCTCAGATGATACCCTTAGACTGTACATGTTTGCTCGTTCACACTGTGGCTCAGATGATACCCTTAGACTGTACATGTTTGCTCGTTTACACTGTTTTTTAATTAACCAGTGTATACAACTATCGTGTATTTTGTCACTGAATGTATAA
- the LOC127844726 gene encoding uncharacterized protein LOC127844726 isoform X8, giving the protein MTWLDDTLRLYMFVRGSDDTLRLYMSVRGSDDTLRLYMFVRGSDDTLRLYMSVRGSDDTLRLYMFVRGSDDTLRLYMSVRGSDDTLRLYMFVRVSDDTLRLYMSVRSSDDTLRLYMFVRGSDDTLRLYMSVRGSDDTLRLYMFVRGSDDTLRLYMSVRGSDDTLRLYMSVRGSDDTLRLYMSVRGSDDTLRLYMFVRGSDDTLRLYMSVRGSDDTLRLYMFVRGSDDTLRLYMSVRGSDDTLRLYMSVRGSDDTLRLYMFARSHCGSDDTLRLYMFARSHCGSDDTLRLYMSVRGSDDTLRLYMFVGGSDDTLRLYMSVRGSDDTLRLYMFVGGSDDTLRLYMFARSHCGSDDTLRLYMFVRGSDDTLRLYMSVRGSDDTLRLYMFVRGSDDTLRLYMFARSHCGSDDTLRLYMFARLHCFLINQCIQLSCILSLNV; this is encoded by the exons atgacatggctAGATGATACCCTTAGACTGTACATGTTTGTACGTGGCTCAGATGATACCCTTAGACTGTACATGTCTGTACGTGGCTCAGATGATACCCTTAGACTGTACATGTTTGTACGTGGCTCAGATGATACCCTTAGACTGTACATGTCGGTACGTGGCTCAGATGATACCCTTAGACTGTACATGTTTGTACGTGGCTCAGATGATACCCTTAGACTGTACATGTCTGTACGTGGCTCAGATGATACCCTTAGACTGTACATGTTTGTACGGGTCTCAGATGATACCCTTAGACTGTACATGTCTGTACGTAGCTCAGATGATACCCTTAGACTGTACATGTTTGTAC GTGGCTCAGATGATACCCTTAGACTGTACATGTCGGTACGTGGCTCAGATGATACCCTTAGACTGTACATGTTTGTACGTGGCTCAGATGATACCCTTAGACTGTACATGTCTGTACGTGGCTCAGATGATACCCTTAGACTGTACATGTCTGTACGTGGCTCAGATGATACCCTTAGACTGTACATGTCGGTACGTGGCTCAGATGATACCCTTAGACTGTACATGTTTGTACGTGGCTCAGATGATACCCTTAGACTGTACATGTCTGTACGTGGCTCAGATGATACCCTTAGACTGTACATGTTTGTACGTGGCTCAGATGATACCCTTAGACTGTACATGTCGGTACGTGGCTCAGATGATACCCTTAGACTGTACATGTCTGTACGTGGCTCAGATGATACCCTTAGACTGTACATGTTTGCTCGTTCACACTGTGGCTCAGATGATACCCTTAGACTGTACATGTTTGCTCGTTCACACTGTGGCTCAGATGATACCCTTAGACTGTACATGTCTGTACGTGGCTCAGATGATACCCTTAGACTGTACATGTTTGTAGGTGGCTCAGATGATACCCTTAGACTGTACATGTCTGTACGTGGCTCAGATGATACCCTTAGACTGTACATGTTTGTAGGTGGCTCAGATGATACCCTTAGACTGTACATGTTTGCTCGTTCACACTGTGGCTCAGATGATACCCTTAGACTGTACATGTTTGTACGTGGCTCAGATGATACCCTTAGACTGTACATGTCTGTACGTGGCTCAGATGATACCCTTAGACTGTACATGTTTGTACGGGGCTCAGATGATACCCTTAGACTGTACATGTTTGCTCGTTCACACTGTGGCTCAGATGATACCCTTAGACTGTACATGTTTGCTCGTTTACACTGTTTTTTAATTAACCAGTGTATACAACTATCGTGTATTTTGTCACTGAATGTATAA